The following proteins are co-located in the Zonotrichia albicollis isolate bZonAlb1 chromosome 1, bZonAlb1.hap1, whole genome shotgun sequence genome:
- the ASXL3 gene encoding putative Polycomb group protein ASXL3 isoform X5, translating to MTMAVLFNRWSQVHFYEWEYWEFSILIMCERFTDVLCKSACERLDALRQQQKRRNGVSMMVNKTVPRVVLTPLKVSDEQSDSPSGSESKNGEADGSDKEMKHGQKSPTGKQTSQHLKRLKKSGLGHLKWTKAEDIDIETPGSILVNTNLRALINKHTFASLPQHFQQYLLLLLPEVDRQMGSDGVLRLSSSALNNEFFAYAAQGWKQRLAEGEFTPEMQLRIRQEIEKEKKTEPWKEKFFERFYGEKLGMSRGESKKLTAVQNNDEDESNSSCRSSGTPGPSKQATFEDQEEKGAKVQALPERDYSPSHCSMEQVPVKDLTADSEDILIPEESVIQEEIAEEVETSICECQEENHKPEHEFSEESVSPAGTNEETEAVQLADSTESCVMMNDVTDTASRIEIKVDLKSECPQEEMSVVIDQLGDCISPARSASSTNSVSGTADKDSESAKELIVPEMQSAALEGSLFTGGGIAVDMELHSDPEEQLSENACISETSFSSGSPEVCIASPGGDTQSTSEEPCTPASLETACSSEVSSSENIEGDIQQKTSDENLNTPLMSEISPMSTSPVTSEASLMSNLPLTSEASPASNLPLTSETSPMSDLPLTSETSSVSSVLLTSETFVTNSLPLPSEISPVSNSPSSERLTLQQRKSPLLEDSLPTLKEESSVIPKVVQEENLVQPKQLQSAPENMKVGPLTIIPDTSVLEESQSKNLGHQPCKTHSEIEKSYIASIPEHTPPEVIKNKNHSVQQRGDKKGTLLPSEVSVLSEGSLGKNIELLPSKAHDKLYTSSLEKATFSEVCRSKSHKLTGSTQSRLESSHSSKSLEPTKSPEARNESRDPEIPKRKTAEQHSFGICKEKRARIDDDLPTRSASSTSPSDKEQPPREEPRVPPLKIQLSKIGPPFIIKSQPVSKPEPRVSPSTSVSSGRNTGARTLADIKARAQQARAQREAAAAAAVAAAASIVSGAMGTPCEGGKTRTLAHIKEQTKAKLFAKHQARAHLLQTNKESKSQYSSKESSTSSLEIPTTTDMKIEGSTGVIIVNPNCRSPSNKSSHHRETTTLLQQSLNTATLPETATEIPVHSSDENIPVPQLCEKIISSTSTESNSVPVLYNKSSVSVCVCSTAMSGAIKELSFASSVDKSSVLMSVDSANTAISACNINMLKTIQGADTPCITVGPKCIDNSNVPVSIDSTVLSNTIDDKRLPVPSSNVNNAVSGHYATVPASSIASNLPNHLSGSSVLIPPVGATNRFPSDKIAITRCSEQSTVSIHTTVRSALSCSESLAAAVSVARPPISMFTGNVVTINSYDNATKLNADLLEKSSGARSRMDLSGKSHPLSFTQTAMNRSIPCKVIVDHTTNQNSSLSLSSSIENAENSIDLQSRPVRTEAALQSIACPQVSVISRPEVVANENLEHSSSFIAITAKQDSKNLQAGCSSLREVPLAPQDKLIEVVTTSQGFAEQLRGPSALKNEASAACANQYNTNNRICWRDEEAMNTDQPVVSHLTSGKHKEYTEQNCLKNVKSEPSSYTQMSELQSRSLLTSITVPVKLETNETDKCFRMDTEDFTVPEMPAQSAEIATSVQPPQTSKTSIADSMEDSLSLTTETLKRVTSAGGSSCRLSSVEANNPLVTQLLQGNLPLEKVLPQPRSGAKLEINRLPLPLQTTSVCKTVVAERNIVEHASNSPNPDGKGFTAGSIAPLQIRKRENHPKKRMARTIGEHAQIKCEPGKVSMDTDVKVAPCVISSSMNQLGHGQPFKQEWLNKHAIQSRIAHSPEIKQQKRPLPSCSFQQSLFHIDKNGSFHAEASTSNRQHFYQMSMAARGPIPTAALLQTTSKGPPGCNSFAFSRHLEQKGLGDVNISTAAHQLRLGSVFSPNIQIKEGDDIASASQTLQSKTLTHPPAPPPPLPPPPPPHPNAEVPSDQKQPTVTMETTKRLSWPQPASICSNIKSEPISFEEGLSSSCELGMKQASYDQNEVKEQLKAFALKNADFSSYLLSEPQKPFTQLAAQKIQTQHPQQQQQQQLCGNYPTIHFGSTSFKRAASAIEKSIGILGSGSNTATGLSNQNAQIPVQKFADSSNADELELKCSCRLKAMIVCKGCGAFCHDDCIGPSKLCVACLVVR from the exons ATGGGGAGCGATGGAGTTTTGCGCCTCAGTAGCTCCGCTCTAAATAACGAGTTCTTCGCGTATGCGGCGCAAGGGTGGAAACAGCGGCTGGCAGAAG GAGAATTTACACCAGAAATGCAGTTGCGCATCAGACAAGAgattgaaaaggaaaagaaaacagaaccttggaaagaaaaattctttgAAAGGTTTTATGGTGAAAA gTTGGGAATGTCAAGAGGAGAGTCAAAGAAGCTCACTGCAGTGCAGAACAATGATGAAGATGAAAGCAATTCTTCGTGCAGATCTTCTGGCACACCTGGTCCTTCTAAGCAAGCAACCTTTGAGGATCAAGAGGAGAAAGGTGCTAAAGTTCAGGCTTTACCAGAGAGAGATTATAGTCCATCTCATTGTAGTATGGAGCAGGTTCCTGTCAAGGATCTAACAGCAGATTCTGAGGATATACTGATACCTGAAGAATCAGTAATTCAGGAGGAAATTGCTGAAGAGGTCGAGACAAGTATTTGTGAATGCCAGGAGGAGAACCATAAGCCAGAGCATGAGTTTTCTGAGGAGTCTGTAAGTCCAGCTGGCACAAATGAGGAAACAGAGGCAGTACAGCTTGCAGACAGCACTGAGTCCTGTGTCATGATGAATGATGTAACTGATACTGCATCTCGCATTGAAATTAAAGTAGACTTGAAGTCAGAATGCCCTCAGGAGGAGATGTCAGTTGTGATAGATCAGCTGGGGGATTGCATATCACCAGCACGATCAGCTTCATCCACAAACTCTGTCAGCGGTACAGCTGACAAGGATTCTGAGTCTGCAAAAGAGCTAATTGTGCCAGAAATGCAAAGTGCTGCTCTGGAAGGTTCCTTGTTCACTGGTGGAGGCATTGCAGTGGATATGGAGCTTCATAGTGACCCTGAGGAGCAGTTGTCTGAGAATGCTTGTATTTCTGAAACTTCCTTTTCGTCGGGAAGTCCAGAAGTTTGTATTGCCTCTCCTGGAGGAGACACTCAGTCGACTTCAGAGGAGCCCTGTactccagcatctcttgaaacaGCTTGCTCATCTGAAGTGTCCAGTTCTGAAAATATTGAAGGTGATATTCAGCAGAAGACCAGTGATGAAAACTTGAACACACCCTTAATGTCGGAAATCTCTCCAATGTCCACCTCACCTGTAACCTCAGAAGCATCTTTGATGTCAAATTTACCTTTAACATCAGAGGCATCACCAGCTTCTAATTTACCTTTAACATCAGAAACATCGCCAATGTCTGATTTGCCTTTAACTTCAGAAACATCTTCAGTATCTTCTGTTCTTCTAACTTCTGAAACATTTGTGACAAATAGTTTGCCTCTTCCATCAGAGATATCTCCAGTCTCTAATTCCCCAAGCAGTGAAAGACTTACTCTGCAACAAAGGAAATCACCTTTGTTGGAAGACTCCCTTCCCACTCTGAAAGAGGAAAGCTCTGTCATTCCTAAGGTGGTTCAAGAAGAGAATCTTGTTCAGCCAAAACAACTTCAGAGTGCCCCTGAAAATATGAAAGTTGGTCCACTAACAATTATACCTGATACTTCAGTATTGGAAGAGTCCCAAAGCAAAAACCTCGGTCATCAGCCATGTAAGACACATTCTGAAATTGAGAAATCCTACATTGCATCCATCCCAGAACACACTCCTCCAGAGGtgatcaaaaataaaaatcacagtgTTCAGCAAAGAGGTGACAAGAAAGGTACGCTCTTGCCCTCAGAGGTGTCTGTCTTATCAGAAGGATCACTTGGCAAAAATATCGAATTGCTTCCATCAAAGGCACATGATAAACTATATACCTCATCTCTAGAGAAAGCTACATTCTCTGAAGTGTGCAGAAGTAAATCTCACAAGCTAACAGGCAGCACCCAAAGTCGTCTAGAGAGTTCACATTCTTCCAAGTCTTTAGAACCCACAAAATCACCAGAAGCAAGAAATGAAAGTAGAGACCCAGAGATCCcaaagaggaaaacagcagaACAGCACAGTTTTGGAATCTGTAAAGAGAAGAGAGCTAGGATAGATGATGATCTGCCTACTCGCAGTGCTTCCTCAACAAGTCCATCTGATAAAGAACAGCCGCCCAGAGAGGAGCCCCGAGTTCCACCCCTTAAG aTTCAGCTTTCAAAAATTGGACCACCTTTTATCATCAAGAGCCAACCTGTTTCTAAACCAGAACCTCGAGTTTCCCCAAGTACATCAGTCAGCAGTGGGAGAAACACTGGGGCTAGAACTCTGGCAGATATCAAAGCAAGAGCTCAGCAAGCAAGAGCCcaaagagaagctgcagctgcagcagccgtggcagcagctgccagcataGTCTCTGGTGCAATGGGGACCCCATGCGAAGGTGGGAAGACAAGAACGCTGGCACACATCAAGGAGCAAACAAAGGCCAAGCTATTTGCAAAGCATCAAGCCCGAGCTCATTTACTCCAGACTAATAAAGAATCAAAGTCACAGTACAGCTCAAAGGAAAGTAGTACCTCATCTCTGGAGATACCAACGACTACTGACATGAAGATTGAAGGTTCTACTGGTGTCATTATAGTTAATCCTAACTGCAGGTCCCCTAGCAACAAGTCTTCTCATCACCGTGAGACCACCACTTTATTGCAGCAGTCCCTTAACACAGCCACATTACCAGAAACTGCTACTGAGATACCTGTGCACAGTTCTGATGAAAATATACCTGTGCCACAATTGTgtgagaaaattatttcatctaCCTCTACTGAAAGTAACAGTGTGCCAGTGCTTTATAATAAAAGTTcagtctctgtgtgtgtttgcagcACTGCTATGTCTGGAGCAATTAAAGAACTTTCTTTTGCAAGTTCTGTTGATAAATCCTCTGTGTTAATGTCTGTTGACAGCGCAAACACAGCAATTTCAGCCTGCAATATAAATATGCTGAAAACCATCCAAGGGGCTGATACTCCATGCATAACTGTTGGACCAAAATGTATTGATAACAGTAATGTACCGGTCTCCATAGACAGCACAGTCTTATCAAACACCATCGATGACAAAAGGTTGCCAGTGCCCAGTAGCAATGTGAATAACGCGGTCTCCGGTCATTATGCCACTGTGCCAGCTTCATCTATTGCAAGTAACTTGCCAAATCATCTCTCTGGTAGTTCTGTACTGATTCCCCCAGTGGGGGCTACCAACAGATTTCCTTCTGATAAGATAGCCATAACCAGGTGTAGCGAGCAGAGCACTGTCTCCATCCACACTACCGTCAGGTCAGCTTTAAGTTGCAGTGAGTCCCTTGCTGCAGCAGTTTCTGTTGCAAGGCCACCTATCTCAATGTTTACTGGTAACGTGGTGACAATAAACTCTTATGATAACGCTACTAAATTGAATGCTGATCTCTTAGAAAAAAGCTCTGGAGCACGAAGCCGGATGGATCTCTCTGGTAAATCTCATCCACTGAGCTTTACACAAACTGCCATGAATAGGTCTATACCTTGTAAAGTCATTGTTGACCACACTACCAACCAGAATTCCAGTCTGTCACTTTCTTCCTCTATTGAAAACGCAGAGAACAGCATTGACCTGCAGAGCAGACCTGTAAGGACAGAAGCTGCCTTACAAAGTATAGCTTGTCCTCAGGTGTCTGTCATAAGCAGGCCTGAAGTGGTTGCTAATGAAAACCTTGAGCACAGTTCCAGCTTTATCGCCATTACAGCAAAGCAAGACAGCAAAAACTTGCAGGCAGGTTGTTCAAGTCTTCGAGAAGTGCCTCTTGCTCCTCAAGATAAATTAATTGAGGTGGTTACTACCAGCCAAGGCTTTGCTGAGCAACTAAGAGGTCCTTCAGCACTGAAAAATGAAgccagtgctgcctgtgccaaTCAGTACAACACTAACAATAGAATTTGTTGGCGTGATGAGGAGGCAATGAATACAGACCAGCCGGTGGTCAGCCATCTTACCTCTGGTAAGCATAAGGAGTACACAGAGCAAAACTGCTTGAAAAATGTCAAAAGCGAACCTTCCAGTTACACACAAATGTCAGAACTGCAATCCAGGAGTCTTTTGACAAGCATTACTGTTCCCGTTAAACTGGAAACTAATGAGACTGACAAGTGCTTCAGGATGGACACCGAGGATTTTACAGTTCCTGAAATGCCTGCCCAGAGTGCAGAAATAGCCACGAGTGTGCAGCCACCACAGACCTCCAAGACATCCATCGCGGACTCCATGGAAGACTCCCTGTCCCTGACAACAGAAACCCTAAAGAGAGTTACGAGTGCTGGGGGCTCCAGCTGTCGCTTGTCGTCAGTGGAGGCCAACAACCCCTTAGTGACACAGTTACTGCAAGGCAATCTGCCTTTAGAAAAAGTGCTGCCGCAGCCCAGATCAGGAGCCAAACTAGAAATTAACAGGCTTCCCTTGCCTTTGCAAACTACCTCAGTATGTAAAACAGTAGTGGCTGAGAGAAATATTGTTGAACATGCTTCCAACTCTCCTAATCCAGATGGTAAAGGATTTACAGCAGGCAGCATAGCCCCGCTACAAATCAGAAAGCGTGAAAACCATCCGAAAAAGAGGATGGCCAGGACTATAGGGGAACATGCTCAAATCAAATGTGAGCCTGGGAAGGTGTCAATGGACACAGATGTTAAAGTGGCTCCTTGTGTAATTAGTTCCAGCATGAATCAGCTAGGGCACGGACAGCCATTTAAGCAGGAGTGGCTTAACAAACACGCCATTCAGAGCCGGATCGCTCACAGCCCAGAGATCAAGCAGCAGAAGAGACCGTTGCCTTCATGCAGTTTCCAGCAGAGCTTATTTCACATTGATAAAAATGGCAGCTTTCACGCAGAAGCCAGTACCTCAAATAGACAGCATTTTTACCAAATGTCCATGGCTGCAAGAGGCCCCATTCCTACGGCAGCTTTGTTGCAAACTACTTCAAAAGGCCCACCTGGCTGCAACTCATTTGCTTTTAGCAGACACCTGGAACAGAAGGGTTTGGGAGATGTGAATATTTCTACAGCAGCTCACCAGCTGAGGCTAGGAAGTGTGTTTTCCCCTAATATTCAAATCAAGGAAGGTGATGACATTGCCAGTGCCTCTCAAACTCTGCAGAGTAAAACATTAACGcatccccctgctccccctccgcccctgccacctcctccccctcctcacccAAATGCAGAAGTCCCCTCTGATCAAAAACAACCGACAGTTACTATGGAAACCACTAAAAGACTTAGTTGGCCTCAGCCAGCAAGCATCTGTAGCAATATAAAATCTGAACCTATTTCTTTTGAGGAAGGTTTAAGCAGCAGCTGCGAACTGGGCATGAAACAAGCTTCCTATGATCAGAACGAAGTTAAAGAACAGTTAAAAGCGtttgcattaaaaaatgcagatttctCTTCCTATTTACTTTCTGAGCCACAGAAGCCTTTTACCCAACTTGCTGCTCAGAAAATACAGACGcaacacccacagcagcagcagcagcagcagctctgtggaaatTATCCAACAATACACTTTGGTAGCACAAGTTTCAAAAGGGCGGCATCTGCAATTGAGAAATCGATTGGGATTTTAGGAAGTGGTTCAAACACTGCCACAGGCCTGTCTAACCAGAACGCGCAGATCCCGGTTCAGAAATTTGCTGACAGCAGCAACGCCGACGAGCTGGAACTGAAATGCTCCTGCAGGCTGAAAGCCATGATCGTGTGCAAAGGCTGTGGGGCCTTCTGTCATGATGACTGCATAGGGCCTTCCAAACTGTGTGTAGCTTGTCTGGTGGTGCGGTAG